Proteins encoded within one genomic window of uncultured Fusobacterium sp.:
- a CDS encoding recombinase family protein, which produces MKNVVAYCRYSSDNQRVESISAQIRAIKEFCKKNNYNLVKIYADEAISGTSTEDREEFLQMIEDSKLCNFECVIVHKFDRFARNRYDHAMYEKTLNDNGVKLLSVLEQVNDSPEGIILKSLITGMNEYFSANLSREVGKGLKENALKCIHTGGIPTFRIQSHSR; this is translated from the coding sequence ATGAAAAATGTAGTAGCATATTGTAGATACAGTTCTGATAACCAAAGAGTAGAAAGTATATCAGCTCAAATAAGAGCAATTAAGGAATTCTGTAAAAAGAATAATTACAACTTAGTAAAAATATATGCAGATGAAGCTATATCTGGAACTTCAACTGAAGATAGAGAAGAGTTCTTACAAATGATTGAAGATTCTAAACTTTGTAACTTTGAATGTGTAATAGTTCACAAGTTTGATAGATTTGCAAGAAATAGGTATGACCATGCAATGTATGAGAAAACACTTAATGATAATGGAGTAAAATTACTTTCTGTATTAGAGCAAGTAAATGATTCTCCAGAAGGAATTATTCTAAAATCACTTATCACTGGAATGAACGAATACTTTTCTGCAAACTTATCTAGGGAGGTTGGAAAAGGACTTAAAGAAAATGCTTTAAAATGTATCCACACTGGAGGTATTCCCACCTTTAGGATACAATCTCACTCCAGATAA
- the smpB gene encoding SsrA-binding protein SmpB produces the protein MVLAGNKKAFFDYFIEDKFEAGIELVGSEVKSAKAGKLSIKESFIRIINGEVFIMGMSIVPWDFGSVYNPEERRVRKLLLHKKEIKKLHEKVTQKGYTIVPLNVHLSKGYVKLEIALARGKKTYDKRESIAKKDVERDLQRMAKIR, from the coding sequence ATGGTATTAGCAGGAAATAAGAAAGCATTTTTCGATTATTTCATAGAAGATAAATTTGAAGCTGGAATAGAATTAGTAGGAAGTGAGGTTAAATCTGCAAAGGCAGGAAAATTAAGTATAAAAGAATCATTCATTAGAATAATAAATGGAGAAGTTTTTATCATGGGTATGTCGATTGTCCCTTGGGATTTTGGAAGTGTTTACAATCCTGAAGAAAGAAGAGTTAGAAAACTTCTTTTACATAAAAAAGAGATAAAAAAATTACATGAGAAAGTAACTCAAAAGGGGTATACAATAGTTCCTTTAAATGTTCATCTATCTAAGGGGTATGTAAAACTTGAAATTGCTCTTGCTAGAGGAAAGAAAACTTATGATAAAAGAGAGAGTATAGCTAAAAAAGATGTAGAGAGAGATCTACAAAGAATGGCAAAAATAAGATAG